From Cyprinus carpio isolate SPL01 chromosome A7, ASM1834038v1, whole genome shotgun sequence, a single genomic window includes:
- the LOC109073614 gene encoding odorant receptor 131-2-like — MSSATDDVNSYPHVRVWAAGVSLIILAFFNLIINWTIVREVRLRSHARFVLVFHLLFSALVYFAVSFSFNLQSYLKAATTPSICMVLIKGLMTSGSNIIITITAMALDRYFAICYPLHYSKFCFKPWPWLIGILTWGLASIIPLTLSPKIENGTVPCGRKSLQGGEMHKIVLISICTVIIVYSYVRILYEGRRLGVLNRRNRAACRTIALHGTQLAVFILPNFILFLLHILKSRRLLESSTKELFAVISFAFFSLAQCIAPIVYGLRKEELLEHLNHRFPCLSGQLKRILEWTVNITHPSRRRQQRERRMTSETLLSREISQTTV, encoded by the exons ATGTCAAGTGCTACAGATGATGTCAACTCGTATCCACACGTACGTGTTTGGGCAGCGGGAGTTTCTTTGATCATTTTGGCTTTTTTCAACTTGATCATCAACTGGACCATAGTGCGCGAGGTGCGCCTGCGGAGCCACGCGCGCTTCGTCCTCGTGTTCCATTTGTTGTTCTCCGCGCTGGTTTACTTCGCAGTAAGCTTTAGCTTTAACTTACAAAGCTACCTGAAAGCAGCGACCACGCCAAGCATATGCATGGTGCTAATCAAAGGTCTTATGACAAGCGGCTCCaatatcatcatcaccatcacggCGATGGCGCTGGACCGTTATTTTGCCATATGTTACCCGCTCCACTATAGCAAATTTTGTTTCAAACCCTGGCCATGGCTCATCGGGATCCTAACATGGGGACTCGCGTCGATTATTCCTCTTACCCTATCGCCCAAAATAGAAAATGGCACTGTGCCCTGTGGAAGGAAATCTTTGCAAGGCGGAGAAATGCACAAAATCGTTCTAATATCAATTTGCACTGTTATTATCGTGTACAGCTATGTACGGATCTTATATGAGGGTCGTCGTCTGGGTGTGCTGAACCGGCGCAACCGAGCTGCATGTAGGACTATCGCTCTCCACGGCACGCAGCTGGCCGTCTTCATCCTCCCAAATTTCATACTGTTTTTGCTGCATATACTTAAAAGCAGAAGGTTACTCGAGAGTTCCACAAAAGAGCTTTTTGCTGTCATAAGTTTTGCCTTCTTCAGCCTGGCGCAGTGCATCGCGCCGATAGTATACGGACTGCGTAAAGAGGAACTACTGGAACATCTTAATCACCGGTTCCCGTGTTTATCCGGCCAGTTGAAACGCATTTTGGAGTGGACTGTCAATATCACACATCCCAGTCGGCGTCGCCAGCAAAG GGAGCGGAGAATGACTTCAGAGACTTTATTATCAAGGGAGATCTCACAGACGACTGTGTGA